One region of Halomicrobium sp. LC1Hm genomic DNA includes:
- a CDS encoding phosphatase PAP2 family protein has protein sequence MRAIGITEWLGEALGPAVVPFALVTQLGDLWFLTVVVGLLYWLGRSTPQVGAGVDRERAATVVALLFGTVALLTTLKPLFGLARPPDAGVAPQAALVPAALEGVYAWLATGDGFGFPSGHALGTTVVFGGLAWAVRVGPLRRRAALAAGLVALVSLSRLALGVHYLVDVLAGAGVGLAYLLVVVGVLGTPRRAFGLAAAVALFGLTVVGPHPELVATVGLCVGGTAAWLVAGDRLLAIPDTRRGGVLATLLGFAVAGPALAVTGLLAPSVPLALAGGLVGGVVTVAAPLAGHEVGTKSA, from the coding sequence GTGCGCGCGATCGGCATCACCGAGTGGCTCGGCGAGGCCCTCGGTCCCGCGGTCGTTCCCTTCGCCCTGGTGACCCAGCTCGGTGACCTCTGGTTTCTCACAGTCGTCGTGGGGCTGCTCTACTGGCTCGGCCGGTCCACGCCACAGGTCGGCGCGGGCGTCGACCGCGAGCGGGCGGCGACGGTCGTGGCGCTCCTGTTCGGGACCGTCGCGTTGCTCACGACGCTCAAGCCGCTGTTCGGCCTGGCCCGGCCGCCCGACGCGGGCGTGGCTCCCCAGGCCGCGCTCGTCCCGGCGGCCCTGGAGGGGGTGTACGCGTGGCTGGCGACCGGCGACGGCTTCGGCTTCCCCAGCGGCCACGCGCTGGGGACGACAGTCGTCTTCGGCGGGCTCGCGTGGGCCGTCCGCGTGGGTCCCCTCCGTCGCCGCGCCGCGCTCGCCGCCGGCCTCGTCGCGCTCGTCTCCCTCTCTCGGCTCGCGCTCGGCGTCCACTACCTCGTCGACGTGCTCGCCGGGGCAGGGGTGGGTCTCGCGTATCTCCTCGTCGTGGTGGGCGTCCTGGGGACGCCCCGACGGGCCTTCGGCCTCGCGGCGGCAGTGGCGCTGTTCGGCCTCACGGTCGTGGGTCCCCATCCGGAACTGGTCGCCACCGTCGGGCTGTGTGTCGGCGGGACGGCGGCCTGGCTGGTCGCTGGCGATCGCCTCCTGGCGATTCCGGACACCCGCCGTGGCGGTGTCCTCGCCACGCTCCTCGGCTTCGCGGTCGCGGGGCCGGCGCTCGCGGTGACCGGCCTGCTGGCCCCGTCGGTCCCGCTCGCGCTGGCGGGTGGACTGGTCGGGGGCGTCGTCACCGTAGCGGCACCGCTGGCCGGTCACGAGGTCGGTACAAAGAGCGCGTAG